AGCACCAAGGAAACCGCTTTATATACCAAGGCACAAGGAGACTGAAGACAATGAGTTAGATTCTTCCCCTCAGGAAGTTTGGGGGCAGCATCATAGCTTTGGGAAAGCTCCAATACAGCAGGAACTGCCACAATTAATCAGGACAATGGCCCCAAGCATTGTGCCAAAGCATAGAGCCACAATTGTTCAACGTGTTAATGTCCTGAAATGGTCAAGTCAGAGTCCAGATATCAATCCAATTATAAGGAAGAGGTGAGATAAGAGAGCAAAATGGAGAAAGTCTGGTCCATGCTGCAGTTGTGGCAGAAGGAGCAACAATAGGGAGCCCTGaagcaaatgctttcaatgtcCTCCAGCATGTTCTTGGTGCAGGACCCCTCATTAAAAGAGGTAGCAACACGAGCAGCAAACTGTTCCAGGCAGTGTCCAAGGCAACCAATCAGCCCTTTGACGTAAGTATTCATTCCATGAAAGAATAAGTCTTTGTTTTTATCTTGAATTCTTATCctgagcttttattttatttatattattagtgCACTTTCTGTAGAATTTACCAACCACTTGTTTCGGTATTTGAGACCTCCACTGTTTAATTTCTTCTGGGCAAAACTATTCTATTCAGTAAGCCTTCATAAACTTTACTGGAGCCATTTCGCCATTCTAAAGGCTCAGGAGGATGTAGGGTGGAGGTTGCAGCTGTCACATAACATAAGTAATTAAGCACCTGGCTAGAGTTTGTTCCAATGTctaattttttccccctgttttcTTAAGGTTTCTGCATTCAATGCAAACTACTCAGATTCCGGTCTTTTTGGAGTCTACACTGTATCCCAAGCCGCTGCTGCTGGAGATGTAAGAAAAAAGCGCTTTATAATGCTAGTTTTGCTTTACTAATCATATTCTAAACAAGATGTGTAAAGTGCTTCGTAGTTTGAGTTTGCAACCACTAGCAATATgtaatttagatatatttattcattgttttggAATTGAGTGACTGCAGTGATTTCTTAAAAAGTAGTCAAGAGTTAAATATCCTTCAGATGGGAAATTTGGTGAAGGAATTCCACTagtatttttgtttcctttgccCTGTTATGGAGAAAAGTTTTTGCTCAAGTTTTTAAACATCTATacaattttttggcattttttaagtAATGGTGTATGTCAGCAATGATTGGAAAatgctaagaaaaaaatgttaggaaaggGAAATAGGTGCAATTAACCGccttggcagtattcccgagtgtggcttggggtgaattttacatgtcaaaagccacactcggggtatgggaaaaaaaaattcctacctgCTCCTCTCGACCCAGAGGCTTCCTCAGCGATACCGGAGGAggaggagtgctgtacacaagccagattctcgtccaatatcggccctgtgCCGATACggttggacgagaaccattgcacatgtgtacatagccttagtaaaCATTCATTCATCTCCCTATCCGGTAGATTAACCTATGTGCGACAGAGCACTCTCTCATCAGGGAATAGGTGGATTGGTGAAATGAATGTATGTAATAGGGACAATATCATTGTTCCACCAAAAAGGGTTGATATGGACTTGGCTGTATTGTCTATTCCACTCCCTAAAACCCTGATGATGACTTACTCCTTCCAATTCCAGAGCCCCCACTTCACAGGAGATAGGACAGCATTCGTACTGGACAAATTTAGGGAAACCATTAAAATATAAGACCTGGCATTACTGATCCGTTTTGAAAGTGCACAATTTAGGGCTGCCTCTAGACATCACGTGTTCTGTTTCCTTTATTACACTGAAAGTCACGGTCTGTAACAAAGATGAATACAACGTACCTGAACAATCACATATAAAAccaatgcttttgtttttttataaaggtgaTTAAAGCTGCCATTAACCAGCTGAATGCTATTGCTGGAGGTAGTGTGACAGAGGCTGATATCGCAAGGGCAAAGTGAGTACATTATTTTCTGTAGTCACCCTGAGCCTGTTCTTACTGTGGCAAGGAAATTCATTATTTGTCTCTAAACATTCTGCCAATGTGATTGGCTGTTCAGATATTGAGTATATTGTTACATAAGACATACCTTATTTCTAATAGTTGAAATGTTAGTGTCtcgctgcaaaaaaaaaaaaagttttttttttttgtgttacaccAGCATTCGAAAATACAATAGTAACAAAATGACAATTctatgttaaagcttatatgttAATTTAATAGAatatgcaaatatacaaaatagaaaGACCAACAAAATTTGAAGAGGAAGAGAAATAttagagttgccccaactctctggaatggtctttctcatcatATTTgacttgctccttctttctgctcatttaaaagagccctcaaaacccattttttcaaactttcctgccCACTGGTTTTTAAAATTCGTATTACTTCCttccattccatatctcccctcctattgtgtgatacttcccacacctcctagattgtaagctcttcgggacagggtcctcccctcctgtgtcactgtctgtattagtctgtcatttgcaacccctatttaatgtacagcgctgcctaatatgttggcgctatataaatcctggtttattagtattaataataataagtgaaggGGTATTCGTATCAATAATGGTGTCATTTGAACTTGTTGAAGTCTAGTGTCTTGACTAGAGAAGAGTGgtttaattggggggggggggggggttggctaTACATACTTGATTAtcctgtaataaaagaaaataaagctttagGAAAATGTAAGGATATCATTGTCATTTTATCTAGTAAAAGCAAAATTTACAGAAACTTATGGTCAGCACGGTGATAAGaagttagcacactggcctttgcagcgctaggtcccaggttaaaatctcagccaggacactatctgcatggagtttgcaggttctcaccatgtttgcatgggtttcctaaatactggctaataaccATTGTATCACAAAATCGATCAAAATCAAATCGGTTATGTTTGCACCTTTACAAGCCGATGTAGTTTAAGTTTAACTTTATTAACAGAATTTTTATTGATGTGTTTGTCATTTCAGGAACCAACTGAAATCCCAGTACCTTCTATCTTTGGAAAATTCTTCTGGCCTGTTAAATGAGATTGGGTCTCAAGCACTGGCAGCCGGTACCTATACATCACCAGCTGATGCCTCCCAGCAAATAGATTCTGTGACTAGTGCAGACATTGTTAATGTGAGTAGTGCATCATAGAAAACTGCATACTATCATATGTTTCATATCTTGgtccatatataaaaataatttggacaTGAAGCTGTTGCTTCTGACTTCTCCTACATTTCCATTTACAATGCTGATctaattattttaatacttttttgagtTGCTGATCTGAAGGAACAGATCAGAAGATCAGACTTCTGCATGCTTAGGTCATTCTGAATTAAGACCGgcagcaagcatttttttttttttttttttaaacaagtctgCAAAGACATCCTACTCATAGAAAGGTCATTATCTTCATAACCTATTTGTAGTCATTACTGAACATCGTCACACCAAATTTTAATTCCATGTTATATTAATGTCTGGATTTTACTTTTCTCCTTCTGTAGGCTGCAAAGAAATTTGCATctggaaaaaaatctttggcagCTACCGGAAACCTGGAAAACACCCCTTTTGTTTCCGATATCTAATTCTTCTCTAACAAGACAATTGTGTAACATCATATGATTCTGGCTAATGCCCTTAAAAGCGTACCTTCTGTAAACTCTTGTTACTTGCCCAGCATAAGGAATTAGAATTATTTATGAAACCAGACCATACATGTGACTTGTGACTGAGATTTTTGGAAGGCTTCTTATTGTGGTCTATGGAAAATGCTCATCTGTGTGACCTCAACACATACAATTAAAGATTACTATTTCTactagtgtttttttgttttgttttttgtttttgttcaataTATAAATTGGCctataacaaaatatttcagaGATGACAAAAgaaattgcatataaaaaaaaaagtgcaaaattaaacttttttttttttttttttaaagtttgccatGTGTACCACTGATGGACAATGGCTGAGGATTTCTGTGCATAAATTCTTTTGCCTTCTAGCAATGTTTGCccatgacatttttaataattctacCACCAATGATATACTATTTGTTATGGAAACTGAAGAACTAAAACTGTTTGCAAGCCTATGTGCCAATCCTAAATGTTTGGAGTGATTTAGGCTTAAAAGCAACCCAGTCTATTTATTTTAGCTGTTTAAAACCCAGGTCTAGGAAAAAATACAGTTCCTAgcaccagagaaaaaaaatgactgcttaTTTTCTCAGTGATTCGGGGGTCatttcttttccaaaataaatacaggtCTTTGTCATTCATCCTACTTCATTTAAAACATCACTTTGTGGAGAATGATGTCCTTGACATGACTTAACCAGGCCATAACCAAATCATAGGCAAATCAGAAAATGCTATGTCAATGAAACCTgcttatatttttagtaaaaataaagagTTCTGGGACAAATTTTAAGGCATGCTTGTTCTGGAACTGTGATTAGAAAGTATGCAAGTCAGACAGAagggcaattattatttttattagagggCTGGCAATGGCACTTGCAGTGCTTCTCTGAACAGTCCCTTTTAAGAGTGAAGGGTGGCAGATGATCAGGGAACATTGGTTCACATTTGCCCCTGGGTAGTATGCACCCAGAAATGCTCAGGTCTGACAACTGCCATGTGTCACACACAGGGAGTACAGGGAGTGACATTCTTTTTCCTCATCCCAACCTCCTATTAAATTTTACAAAAGAGATTTtgtgtgcattaaaatatttttttactgaaaatttagGATGGATATCCTATTCTAATATGACCTAAAATGCAACTGATATTTAAATTCTATGATTTCTCTGCTTtagaaaatatgtaatgttttggAGGTTTTACCTTTATGTGGAAAATGTGCagtttggcatgtgtgtgaaaaGGCAAAATGGTTTTGTAAGGTTAAGGTGGaactaaatccaaaacaaaaaaaacacctttaatcatgtagatctgtcaggaggtttctttgttttggGTCCCATGTCATTCCAGTATCCGTCCTCATTCCGACACAGAAGAAGCGCCgacatcttttctctttttcccggttctttctacatcaccgatttcgcactgcacaggtgcgagatggGTTGACGAAGatgggaaaaagattgccgatatccctgcgcatgcttgagattggcaatttttttcttccgtTAAAAAAAGGGCTTCTTCTCCGTATGCCCAAGATtagggaatgcgcagaaggagcagccaagagcctttgTGCTTCAATCtaagaaaggggaggtgctgtaCCCAAAGGCTATTACATGAGGTGTATAAGCTTGCTTTCTATTGTCCTTTTATTATACTGCACTGCAgtcttttcttgttttctttaaatatatgttgCATGTTTTACTACCAGGCCATTCATTATGCCTAGACTCCATGCTTGTAAAAGAGATCCAGGAGTTGGAGGATGGAAGCACAGTTCATGGTAAGGACACAAACATATGCGCATTCTGGAGTTGTCAAATGCTGAAGACTTTGATGAAGACTGTAAGACTGTGTAGAATAGGCACACAGACATTGCCGGAGATGTAACTCTTCTAAGAAGCTTTTTTTAACTCTTCTCTTCCTGTCATGCAAGGGTATCTTTAAGCTGACAACTCGGGTTAAAGATAAATTAGAACTCAATACAAACCACTAAATAAGGTAATATGCAGTATGTTTTCCTgccattgtattttatttcagtttaaattgGAAAACCTCCATGGTAAATGGACAGGGTTAAAGTTTTCAATGTATTCTCCAATGGGCAGGCTAGAGGTGGCACATGACTAATTGAGAAATGTAGGAAATGAACAAGGAATTACGACTATGTATAACTGGCCCAAAGATGGTACTATGCCATTTGCTCTGTACTGGCCTCTGCTTTTTGCCAGGGCTCTCCAGG
The Pyxicephalus adspersus chromosome 7, UCB_Pads_2.0, whole genome shotgun sequence genome window above contains:
- the UQCRC2 gene encoding cytochrome b-c1 complex subunit 2, mitochondrial, producing MKLFSSARVLSRRLYSAKAAANPEAAAKARLLPEELEITKLPNGLVVATLENYSPSSRIGVFIKAGSRYETASNLGVNHVLRLASNLTTKGASAFKITRGLEATGAGLSHYVSVPLTDEQFKEKEKSVIKNLMLQQFVQNHFTSARMALVGLGVSHSVLKQVGEQFLNIRSGAGSAAVKAQYRGGEIREQNGESLVHAAVVAEGATIGSPEANAFNVLQHVLGAGPLIKRGSNTSSKLFQAVSKATNQPFDVSAFNANYSDSGLFGVYTVSQAAAAGDVIKAAINQLNAIAGGSVTEADIARAKNQLKSQYLLSLENSSGLLNEIGSQALAAGTYTSPADASQQIDSVTSADIVNAAKKFASGKKSLAATGNLENTPFVSDI